The genomic region GCGGGCCGTAGCCTTCGGGCTCTCCGCCATAGGCTTCGGCCCGCAGGCGGGCGGAGAGCTCGTAGCCGCCGACTTCGCCATAGTAGCCTTGGCTACGACGGCTGAAAAGTCTACTTCCCGGCCTTCGTAGCCGTTGCCACTTCGGCGGAATAGGCTGGTGAAGTCGGCGACCTAGCCCAAAGCTAGGACAAGGTTTCCTGAACTGAAATGAACCGCAAGATTACGTTTGAGGACAATCTCATGGCAATGAGTCTGTTCGGAGAGCAGAGCCGTCATCTCCGCCAGATCGCCGGTGCCCTTGACATACAGATCCATGCCAGAGGCAACACAGTCAACCTTGCAGGGGATTCGATTCCCACAGCACTAGCCGAAAAACTCCTTATGGATCTGTACGGTATTGTTGAGGAGGGGTATCCTTTGTACCCCAGTGATATTGACTATGCTATCCGTATCCTGAGCAGCGATGATGGCGTCAGGCTGAAGGATATTTTTTTGGATACGGTCTACATAACATCCCAAAAAAGGCCCATTACGCCCAAGGGCCTGGTTCAAAAAAAATACATTGACGCCATGCGGAAGTTTGACATTGTCTTTGGTATAGGACCTGCAGGAACTGGCAAGACCTATCTTGCCATGGCCATGGCGGTATCGTTTTTGACAAAGGGCCAGGTCAATCGCATTGTCTTGACGCGTCCTGCTGTTGAGGCTGGCGAGAGCCTTGGCTTTCTGCCAGGAGATCTTTACGAAAAAGTTAATCCGTATCTGAGGCCGCTCTATGACGCCCTGCACGACATGATGCGTTACGAGAAGGCCACCCGATTGATCCAACAAGGCGCTATAGAAGTGGCTCCGCTGGCGTTTATGAGAGGCCGAACGTTAAACGACTGCTTTGTAATCCTGGATGAGGCCCAGAACACCACCTCAGAACAGATGAAAATGTTCTTGACACGCCTTGGATTCAGTTCTAAGGCGGTTATCACGGGTGACATAACCCAGATCGACCTGCCTGATGGCAAAGTCTCTGGTCTTGTAGAGACAAAGAACATATTGCAGGGAATCAAAGGAATTGATTTTGTACTCTTTTCCGAAAAAGATGTGGTGCGACACCAACTGGTCCGCGACATAATTAAGGCGTATGATCATCTCGAACAGAAAAAAGCCCAGCAAAGCTCTTCTTGAGTCCATAAACGAACATGCCCAGATACGCTGGTTCATCTTGTTGGGAACGACCCTTCTGATGGCCATTCTATTGTTTCCCAGTCTCTGGAAAGCCACGCCCAAGTATGGCATAGATGACGTGGCCACAAAGGACATCAAATCACCGAAAGAATTTCTGATCGAAGATAAGGAGGCGACGGAAAGGAAGCGGGAGGAGGCAGCTCTGTCTGTCCTGACCGTCTATGATTTTGACGACACCGTGGCGTCCAAGCTGGACGAGCGAATTGCACAGGCTTTTGAGTATATGCGGATGCCTCCGGAAGGAAATGCGGGGGAAATTGACTCGGCCACTAACACAGTCAAGGCACGAGGCGGTGGAGAGGATACACAACTGACTCGGATTCTTTCACGTCACGATCTTGTATGGAAGGAAAAGCCGACATTTCAAGACATACTGGGGGTCCATGTCACCAAGGGGGCCTATGAGATCTTGGAAAAGAAAGAATTTGCTGAGTCCATATCACGAGAAACCGGCCGGCTGTTGGCCACTGTATTCCAAGATGGCATCGCAGGAAACAAGCAACTCTTACTTCAACAAGACCAAAGAGGTATCACAGTCCGCCGGCTATCCTCCAAGGAGGAGTCCCTCGTAAAGGATCTCCAGAAATTCTACAGCCTGGACGAGGCCAAGATTGCCCTGGCAAACACAGCAAGAACCTTGTTGAAGGATTTTAGCTATTCTGTTCGTAACGTCATGATAGACCTGGCACAACGTCTGATACAGCCCAACCTAACCCTTAACAGAGGCGAGACTGAAGAGCGAAGAAACCAAGCGGTTAACGACGTGAAGGCAGTGCTGACTCAAATCAAGAAAGGAGAGATGCTTGTCCGGGAAGGAGAAAAGGTATCCCCGCTGCATATGGCTAAACTGCGTGCCCTTGAATCTGAAATGAAAAGCAAGCCTCTTTTTACGATCAGCATGGGGTTTATGCTCCTCCTTATCTCATTCTTGGTCATTTCCTATACAACTAATTTCAAAACAGACGCAAGTGCAACCCTTCGCAACAAGGATATTGTCTTTCTATGTGTCATGCTGGTCATTCTATTTGTCTTAGGTGAAGTATCAGTCTATTTGGTACAAGGGATCGCAAGAAACATTCCTTATTCCACAGAAACGACTTCGGCCTTTTACGCCATACCCGTAGCTTCAGGCGCAATGACCGTGTGTCTGTTTATGGGAATGAGCGTAGCCCTGCCCTTTGCCTTGGCAACTGCATTCACGACCGCGTTCCTTTTTTCAAACCAGTTTGACATGTTCCTTTTTTTTCTTCTGAGCGGGGCAGTGGGAGCATACGCCGTACGTAACTGTAAAGAACGGGGCATCCTGATCAAGGCTGGATTAAAGGTAAGTCTCGTCAACGCCGTGGTTGTCACTGCCATCTACCTGTTCAGAGGCTCCGGGCTTGAAGTGAAGCTGGTTTGGGACTGGGCATTCGCCCTTTTGGGAGGAGTGTTTTCCGGCATTCTGACTACAGGATTTGCCCCTGTGGCGGAGATGGCTTTTGCCTATACGACAGACATCAAACTCTTGGAGCTTGCCAACATGGATCGCCCCATACTACGCAAGCTCATGCTTGAAGCCCCTGGAACGTACCATCATTCCGTAATTGTAGGGAGTCTGGGGGAGGCTGCTGCTGCCTCAATTGGCGCCAATCCACTATTGGCCCGGGTTAGCGGCTATTATCACGACATTGGCAAGATCAATAAGCCTCTTTATTTCATCGAGAATCAGAAATACGGCAGGAATAGACATGACAAGTTGGCTCCATCCATGTCGAGCTTGATTCTGACGTCTCATGTCAGAGATGGTGTTGAAACGGCTAAGCGTCACAAGCTTGGAAATGCAATTGCCGATATCATACAACAGCATCACGGGACAAGCCTGATAACTTTCTTTTACGAAAAGGCAAAGAGACTGAAGGGTGAAGGCGCCGTCAATGTGGAGCATTTTAGGTATTCAGGACCAAAACCCCAGACGAAAGAGGCAGGCTTAGTGCTGCTGGCAGACGCAGTGGAGGCTAGCTCAAGGACCCTGGAAAACCCGACGCCGGCGCGACTTAAGGGCCTGGTGCAACGAATAATCAATAGCGTGCTTCTGGACGGACAGTTAGATGAATGCGAGTTGACACTAAAGGATCTCAATAGAATCGCTGAGAGTTTTAACATGACCTTAAACGGCATTTACCATCACCGAATCGAGTACCCCAATGGTAATGGTGTAGCCAGAACGGATAGCGCGACTAACAAAGCTGATGGGAATTTTGATAGAGGACAGACAACATCACCACAGGATCGACCAGTACGAGATAAAAAACAAGGCGCAAATCATACTAGATGCCTTAGGATCTCCTGACGGGGAATTGTCTATCCTTATTGTAAGCGACGAAGAAATGGAGGGGCTAAACAAGACATACCTTGATCGGGCTGGCCCCACCAATGTCATTGCTTTTCCAATGCGAGAAGGCCCTTTTAACAATGTCAACCCCAACCTGCTCGGAGATGTGGTAATTTCTTCTGACACAGCAGCTCGCGAAGCACTAAATGCGGGAATGACGACAGAAGCCAGGTTTGATCAACTCTTGATTCACGGCATCTTGCATTTGTTCGCATTTGATCACGAACAAACGTCGGAACAAGCGGAAGCCATGAGGATCAAGGAGGAACAATTGCTTGAATTGCTCCAAGGCAGTAGTCGTTGAGTCGTTGAATGGTCAAATGGTTGAGTAGTCAATGACGCAACGACTTAACCAGTCAATTATTTAACCATTCAACGTTGAACGTGACGTAGAGGAGGCACGTATTAATGCCAGGTCTAGCAGTCAATGTCGATCATGTTGCCACACTCAGGGAAGCACGAAAAATCAATATTCCTGATCCGGTTATGGCCGCGGGAATCGTGGAACTGGCTGGCGCCGATGGTGTTGTTGTCCATCTAAGAGAAGATCGACGACATATACGCGACCGGGATGTGCGAATCTTGCGCAAAACGGTCACGAGCAAGTTGATCCTGGAGATGGCCACAACGTCCGAGATGATTGACATTGCCCTGGAAATCAAACCAGAGCTCGTGACCTTAGTGCCGGAAAAGCGAGAAGAGCTGACTACCGAAGGCGGCCTTGACCTTCATCTTCACAAAGATGCGGTTTCTGATGCCATCAACATACTTCAAAAGGAAGGCATTCCCGTCAGCATATTCATTGACCCGGATGCCGATCAGATCGAAATTGCCCGTCGGATCAATGCCGATTTCGTGGAGATTCATACCGGGGTCTTTTGTGACGCACAAGGGCCAAAGAAACGTGCAGCGGCCTTTGATAAGATAGTAGACAGTGTCAAACTTGGCCGGAAATTGAAACTCGGCATTAATGCAGGTCATGGCTTGGGATACCAAACAATCAAGGCCTTTAAGGGGCTATCTGGAATCGACGAGTTTAGCATTGGCCACAGCATCATCTCGCGTGCAGTCATTGTGGGTCTGGACCGGGCTGTTAGGGAAATGATAGCGTTGATTAAAGAATTGTGAATGAAGCTCCCCGCAGCAAGCTACGGGGTATCAGAACGAAATTGCGCCGTAGGTTCGCCTTGCCTTTCATCCCTGCAGCAAGTCGCCGACGCGCCATAGCTTGGGCGACGGTGCGCTGCAGGGTATTCCGGCGAAGGCGAATAAATGAGTCATTGGTTTGGAAAATGATGCCGGATATTCCAAGGACTCTCTTTCACGACACGTCGCATCGGGCATCGGGGATTCGGTGTCGGGCATCGGCATTCGTCATTTGACACCACTGATTACTGACCAACAATGATCTACGGCATCGGCATCGATATGGTGCAGATTTCACGCATCGAAGCGGCCTTGGAGCGCTGGGGTGACCGATTTGTAAGGAGGGTCTTCACCCAGTCCGAGATTGAGCACTGCCAGAAGAGAGTTTATCCGGCATCACGATTTGCCCTTCGTTTTGCCGCCAAAGAGGCTTTTGCAAAAGCCCTTGGTTTAGGGTTCCGCCAGGGACTAAGTTTTCGACAGATCGAAGTCATTCATGATACCAACGGACGGCCCAATTTGGGTCTGCATCACAATGCTAAAGAGATCTATGAGCAGCACGGCATTCAGAAAAGTTTTTTGAGCCTGTCGGACGATGGCCGGTATGCAGTTGCGGTCGTGGTTTTAGAGGTGTGATTGTACTGGAATTTTGAAACGTAAACAGCATTGCATCACCTCTCATTCTCCTGAGGAAACCATCCGTCTCGGAGCGTTCCTGGGACAAAAGTTGAAAAGTGGCTCAGTTGTCGCCCTCAGTGGCGAACTGGGTAGCGGGAAAACTTGTCTTACCCAGGGCATTGCAGTGGGGCTCAGGGTACCAAAAAACTTATGTGTCACAAGCCCTAGCTACTCACTGATAAACGAATATCCGGGGCGACTCCGGCTTTATCATGTTGACCTCTACCGTCTGGAGCACGT from Deltaproteobacteria bacterium harbors:
- a CDS encoding PhoH family protein yields the protein MNRKITFEDNLMAMSLFGEQSRHLRQIAGALDIQIHARGNTVNLAGDSIPTALAEKLLMDLYGIVEEGYPLYPSDIDYAIRILSSDDGVRLKDIFLDTVYITSQKRPITPKGLVQKKYIDAMRKFDIVFGIGPAGTGKTYLAMAMAVSFLTKGQVNRIVLTRPAVEAGESLGFLPGDLYEKVNPYLRPLYDALHDMMRYEKATRLIQQGAIEVAPLAFMRGRTLNDCFVILDEAQNTTSEQMKMFLTRLGFSSKAVITGDITQIDLPDGKVSGLVETKNILQGIKGIDFVLFSEKDVVRHQLVRDIIKAYDHLEQKKAQQSSS
- a CDS encoding HDIG domain-containing protein gives rise to the protein MIISNRKKPSKALLESINEHAQIRWFILLGTTLLMAILLFPSLWKATPKYGIDDVATKDIKSPKEFLIEDKEATERKREEAALSVLTVYDFDDTVASKLDERIAQAFEYMRMPPEGNAGEIDSATNTVKARGGGEDTQLTRILSRHDLVWKEKPTFQDILGVHVTKGAYEILEKKEFAESISRETGRLLATVFQDGIAGNKQLLLQQDQRGITVRRLSSKEESLVKDLQKFYSLDEAKIALANTARTLLKDFSYSVRNVMIDLAQRLIQPNLTLNRGETEERRNQAVNDVKAVLTQIKKGEMLVREGEKVSPLHMAKLRALESEMKSKPLFTISMGFMLLLISFLVISYTTNFKTDASATLRNKDIVFLCVMLVILFVLGEVSVYLVQGIARNIPYSTETTSAFYAIPVASGAMTVCLFMGMSVALPFALATAFTTAFLFSNQFDMFLFFLLSGAVGAYAVRNCKERGILIKAGLKVSLVNAVVVTAIYLFRGSGLEVKLVWDWAFALLGGVFSGILTTGFAPVAEMAFAYTTDIKLLELANMDRPILRKLMLEAPGTYHHSVIVGSLGEAAAASIGANPLLARVSGYYHDIGKINKPLYFIENQKYGRNRHDKLAPSMSSLILTSHVRDGVETAKRHKLGNAIADIIQQHHGTSLITFFYEKAKRLKGEGAVNVEHFRYSGPKPQTKEAGLVLLADAVEASSRTLENPTPARLKGLVQRIINSVLLDGQLDECELTLKDLNRIAESFNMTLNGIYHHRIEYPNGNGVARTDSATNKADGNFDRGQTTSPQDRPVRDKKQGANHTRCLRIS
- the ybeY gene encoding rRNA maturation RNase YbeY; its protein translation is MKNKAQIILDALGSPDGELSILIVSDEEMEGLNKTYLDRAGPTNVIAFPMREGPFNNVNPNLLGDVVISSDTAAREALNAGMTTEARFDQLLIHGILHLFAFDHEQTSEQAEAMRIKEEQLLELLQGSSR
- a CDS encoding pyridoxine 5'-phosphate synthase; the protein is MPGLAVNVDHVATLREARKINIPDPVMAAGIVELAGADGVVVHLREDRRHIRDRDVRILRKTVTSKLILEMATTSEMIDIALEIKPELVTLVPEKREELTTEGGLDLHLHKDAVSDAINILQKEGIPVSIFIDPDADQIEIARRINADFVEIHTGVFCDAQGPKKRAAAFDKIVDSVKLGRKLKLGINAGHGLGYQTIKAFKGLSGIDEFSIGHSIISRAVIVGLDRAVREMIALIKEL
- a CDS encoding holo-ACP synthase, whose amino-acid sequence is MIYGIGIDMVQISRIEAALERWGDRFVRRVFTQSEIEHCQKRVYPASRFALRFAAKEAFAKALGLGFRQGLSFRQIEVIHDTNGRPNLGLHHNAKEIYEQHGIQKSFLSLSDDGRYAVAVVVLEV
- the tsaE gene encoding tRNA (adenosine(37)-N6)-threonylcarbamoyltransferase complex ATPase subunit type 1 TsaE, whose amino-acid sequence is MKRKQHCITSHSPEETIRLGAFLGQKLKSGSVVALSGELGSGKTCLTQGIAVGLRVPKNLCVTSPSYSLINEYPGRLRLYHVDLYRLEHVSELEEIGLEEILCSNGVTVIEWAEKLLNFLPDERLSVSIYIVNNQTRDLHLAGYGRRAADLVEKCVNF